In Hemibagrus wyckioides isolate EC202008001 linkage group LG21, SWU_Hwy_1.0, whole genome shotgun sequence, the following proteins share a genomic window:
- the p3h1 gene encoding prolyl 3-hydroxylase 1 → MRARARCCYTFTQHSIMSSSVFLLALLYVLSVLDPCSCEAELGGVLEPYDLLFDNALEAYYKQDWLSVILNMERALRNKGTVRKVKAECRLSCANLTSFQHTEPDSPVPLPGAGPVEDLGFFQRVLQRAECVSRCEAEKLGPPSVHKISDEVELEFKKRTPYNYLQVAYFKINKLDKAVAAANTFYIANPDHMEMRQNLEYYSLMAGVQETDFKDLEARPHMAEFLEGKRLYSADEFTASIGHFEKALEEFFTADAECRALCEGEYDYDGYNYMEYNADLFQSISDHYLYNLNCKQNCAVELASTAGTDKPFEDFLPSHFNYLQFSYYNTEQYEKAIECAKTFLFFRPNDEVMKQNLAYYSVMLGEDKAAAVTAREVVEQYIKKSLLEKELLYFGDEIFGVPFVDPDMWTPEEIMPKKLRDKQKADRERAARITEEIGNLMKEIETLVEEKTKESADITQMVKDGSSKSTAAPEGDLAFDGITVSMTSNALNGSQRVVLDGVITDDECRELHRLSNTAAQKGDGYRGRPSPHSPSEMFQGVTILKALKLGQEGLLPLKSARLFFDLSEKVRRVVESYFSLQSTLYFSYSHLVCRSAIEEKQESREDLSHPVHVDNCLLISELNECMKEPPAYTHRDYSAILYLNDDFEGGDFIFTELDAKTITAVVKPQCGRIVAFSAGKENPHGVRAVTKGQRCAVALWFTLDPRHNEKERIQAEELLKMLSSPLNAEFQKPENEEEDRSQVTASEKDSVKPEGENTATTEETKTPEEEQASKTSEEKTETSTDAKTDGKDAQLDDTAAEKASAKKTTKTKPAGKAKTKTKVAEKTKSKTAEKKGKPAAKKAAKSSKKTDSKQSKAKSSKSDSEKKKDEL, encoded by the exons ATGAGAGCTCGAGCGCGCTGCTGCTACACGTTTACGCAGCACTCCATCATGTCCTCCAGCGTCTTTCTCCTCGCTCTCCTTTATGTTTTGTCCGTTTTGGATCCGTGCTCGTGTGAAGCGGAGCTCGGCGGTGTTTTGGAGCCGTATGACCTGCTGTTCGACAATGCATTGGAAGCGTACTACAAGCAGGACTGGCTCTCGGTCATCCTGAACATGGAACGCGCGCTGAGGAACAAGGGCACAGTGCGCAAAGTGAAGGCTGAATGCCGCTTATCCTGCGCCAATCTCACCTCATTCCAGCACACCGAGCCCGATTCACCCGTTCCGCTTCCCGGCGCCGGTCCCGTTGAAGACCTTGGATTTTTCCAGCGCGTGCTGCAGCGGGCCGAGTGCGTGAGCCGGTGCGAGGCGGAGAAACTCGGTCCGCCGTCCGTGCACAAAATCAGCGACGAGGTGGAGCTCGAGTTCAAGAAGAGGACTCCGTATAATTACCTACAGGTTGCTTATTTTAAG ATAAACAAGCTCGACAAAGCCGTGGCTGCGGCGAACACGTTCTACATAGCGAATCCTGACCACATGGAGATGAGACAGAACCTGGAGTACTACAGCCTGATGGCCGGCGTCCAGGAGACGGACTTTAAAGACCTGGAGGCCAGACCGCACATG GCCGAGTTTCTAGAAGGGAAGCGTCTGTACAGCGCCGACGAGTTCACCGCCTCCATCGGACACTTCGAGAAGGCGCTCGAGGAGTTTTTCACCGCCGACGCAGAGTGCCGGGCGCTGTGCGAGGGCGAGTACGACTACGACGGATATAACTACATGGAGTACAACGCCGACCTCTTCCAGTCTATCTCAG ATCACTACCTGTACAATCTGAACTGCAAGCAGAACTGCGCCGTGGAGCTGGCGTCCACCGCTGGAACAGATAAACCATTCGAGGACTTCCTGCCTTCACATTTTAACTACCTCCAGTTTTCCTACTATAACA CCGAACAGTACGAGAAGGCCATCGAATGCGCTAAAACCTTCCTCTTCTTCCGCCCTAACGACGAGGTGATGAAGCAGAACTTGGCGTATTACTCTGTCATGCTGGGAGAAGATAAAGCTGCTGCTGTCACTGCCAGAGAG gttgttgagcaGTACATCAAGAAGTCTTTGCTGGAGAAAGAGCTCTTATATTTCGGAGATGAAATATTCGGAGTCCCGTTTGTTGATCCG gACATGTGGACACCGGAAGAAATCATGCCTAAGAAACTCAGGGACAAACAAAA GGCCGATCGAGAGAGAGCGGCTCGCATCACCGAAGAGATCGGCAACCTGATGAAGGAAATCGAGACGCTGGTGGAGGAGAAGACCAAGGAGTCAGCAGACATCACCCAGATGGTTAAAGACG GATCCAGTAAGTCCACTGCTGCTCCAGAAGGCGACTTGGCGTTTGATGGCATCACGGTCAGCATGACGTCCAACGCTCTGAACGGTTCTCAGAGAGTCGTGCTGGACGGAGTGATCACCGATGATGAGTGTCGGGAATTACACCGGCTTTCAAAC ACAGCAGCACAGAAAGGCGACGGCTACAGAGGAAGGCCAAGTCCACACTCGCCCAGCGAGATGTTCCAGGGGGTCACTATTCTCAAAGCTCTTAAG ctTGGTCAGGAAGGCCTGCTTCCTCTGAAGAGCGCTCGTCTGTTTTTCGACCTCAGTGAGAAGGTACGCAGGGTGGTGGAGTCGTACTTCAGTCTCCAGTCTACTCTGTACTTCTCCTACTCACACCTGGTCTGCCGCTCCGCCATCGAGG AGAAACAAGAATCCCGAGAAGACCTGAGCCACCCTGTACACGTCGACAACTGCCTCCTGATCTCCGAACTCAACGAGTGTATGAAAGAGCCGCCAGCGTACACACACCGGGACTACAG CGCCATTCTTTACCTGAATGACGACTTTGAAGGAGGAGATTTCATCTTCACAGAACTTGATGCCAAAACCATCACA gcaGTGGTGAAGCCTCAGTGCGGTCGTATCGTGGCGTTCAGTGCCGGTAAGGAGAACCCTCATGGAGTCCGAGCAGTGACCAAAGGTCAGAGGTGTGCGGTGGCGCTGTGGTTCACTCTGGATCCTCGACACAACGAAAAG GAGCGAATTCAGGCAGAAGAACTTTTAAAGATGCTCTCCAGCCCTCTGAACGCAGAGTTCCAGAAACccgagaatgaggaggaggacagGAGCCAAGTGACGGCATCAGAGAAGGACAGTGTGAAGCCCGAAGGAGAAAATACAGCCACGACAGAAGAAACGAAAACACCTGAGGAAGAGCAAGCAAGCAAAACCTCAGAGGAAAAGACGGAGACGAGCACGGACGCAAAGACGGACGGCAAAGACGCACAGCTGGACGACACAGCTGCAGAAAAAGCAAGTGCTAAAAAGACGACGAAAACCAAACCGGCAGGAAAAGCAAAGACGAAAACAAAAGTGGCAGAAAAAACGAAGAGCAAAACAGCAGAGAAAAAGGGAAAGCCGGCTGCTAAGAAGGCGGCAAAATCAtccaaaaagacagacagcaaaCAGTCGAAAGCAAAAAGCTCAAAATCAGACTcggaaaagaaaaaggatgaATTATga